The Chlorocebus sabaeus isolate Y175 chromosome 14, mChlSab1.0.hap1, whole genome shotgun sequence genome segment AAAGAATGTATGTTTCAGTTAATGTGGCTTGAGGAAGGAGGGAATAATTGAAATGCAAATTTAGAATTTATACCCAAAGACTGTTTCTATTTGTCTCAATAAAATCATCACAATTTCAAGGCTTTACCTAATGACATTTTACTTTAAGAGAAGGCAACTAAACAACAATTGTTATACtttgaaagtgaaaaatataCAGTGAATATGAATTAAGTAGCACTGTCCttccaaaataaaagaacatttgcaggcattttttggtatattttttgcTACTCCAAAATTAGTGTCTATGTAATTTTgctttaagtttaaaaatttagCCCAAATAGAATCAAATCATAACTGTATATATTCCTATTTTGAAGCATATATTGCTTATTTAGATCCTAAAAATATAGTGAATTCTCTTAAACAACTCATCCATGTTTATCTTAGTTTATCTGTTtgttaaaaatttattcattttttggttTAAAATCAATGATATTTGAAGACTTGATCCATTAAAATGTaggtaaaagtaaaaattatgtgTCATAAGTTTTGACATTATAGTTACCCTATACCTGACCATTGTATTTTAAAACCTGCAGTCAAAATGTTTACTATACCTTAATTACTTCCGCTAGAAGaacttgtgtttaaaaaaaaaatggaaaaagtgatTCTTCTTGCTAGAGGTAATGATTGCATTTTTCCACTTTTCTCTGAGGTCTGCATTCAGTAAACAAAGAGATGAAAAACTAGGTAAAGAAGACAACATACCTCACAAGTTATGGTATGTGGACATCCCCAAATTTGGAAAACAGTCATACCAAATTGAGGCAatgagagaggaaataaaaaatttctgtcattaaattcctttttatgtatcttccacaaatatttaattttgagacaatTCATATAAACTGGATAAGTTAATACAGAACTGTGTTTACTAAAAAGCAATTATCTGTCTGTATTCAAAAGCAATACCATCTGTATTCAATATACATGTTAGTAtcttagaaatatttatagaagatACATGAGTGTTTAATTGTATATAGctgtttaaatgaaatatttcaaagttactttgatatttatattttttcattaatataacattaaaatattagtatattttatttccatgtaCAAACAATAATGCTAAATGCCATAACCTTATTGAGTTATATATTTGctcatatgcatttattttaagcaCATTTGCTAACTTATTTTAAGCAAATACATAATAAGGTAATGTCATTTATTATAATTGTtgcatatggaaataaaatatactaatagTTTAAAGTTTGTGTTCAGGGTTTTCCTTTTAATCATGCTTcctcatatttttttctgaatttcttacattttcaccatttttaaatattttattaatatgtatcAGCTTTGCTGTCATTTCATTCCCCAAACTTATGTTTGCAATATTATAATGTATAGATTTGACTTAAGGTCAAACTTTATGACATTAAATCAAATGACTTTGCTATCATTTCATTCCCCAAACTTAAGTTTACAAACTTTATGTAAGTAAATTTAAGGTCTTacctttcatatatttttatttgtaagttTTAGAGACAGCCCCTAagttttgcccaggttggagcacagagGCTATTCACAGGCTCAAACACTGCTCAGGACAACCTAGAACTTTTGGCTTTAAGCAATCTTACTACCTTagcctcacaagtaactgggactataggtgtaccaTATTACCTGGCCTCCCTTGTAAAGGACTAATTTTCCGTGGTTATGTTTGTTTAGACTTTAATTTCTCTTGGCAGtgaaagcattatttttaaactctttagCAGGAGTTTAAATACATAGTCTTTGAACTTATCTAGCAGCTTCTAGCAGATGTGTATTTAAAAAACCAATTGTTCTGATACCTTGGGaaatactgtgcttttttttCTCAACCTTTCCTACCTTACAGTTACAATTTTAATGGCTTATGGAGTGCATGAGAAAAATAGTcctgtaatttctttttcctttcatgaaTATTGAGATTTTATTAAACTGACTCAGTGAATGATGGTTCTTCTGGTACtataaaaagcaattttaatttttaaaacatattcaatATCACTTCATGCTTTTCACTGATCAAAAGACATAACTAGTTTTTCAAAACTCTCAGTGTCTAGTGATATACAGGTTGCTTCTGCTTCGCTTTGATTTAGTGAATCATGAAACTCTAGAGACATGAAAATTCAGATGAGTCACCAAGTCCCCAGTGAAAATATTACTGAGCAACTCCTAAAGCATAAAACTATCTCTAAACGCAATTCCTGAGAAGAACTAGGGTtgattacattttataaacatagAAAGGTCTCACGAAGGAAATTGTGGCATCCTGTGGATATTATTGGGGTGTGTCAAAAGCTACACATTCTTAAGACCGTAGACTTCTCAGCTTAGAGTCTTAGAGAGCAATCATTTATTAAAACCTTGTCGGTGAGATGCTAATACCAactaattctagaaaaaaaaaaaaagggtcattTATTGTCAGTTTAAAATCTTTCCTAAATTAGCTATGTCGGTCCTTTTTTTGGCAGCTGTCACTCTTCACCACTACCATTTGTGAATTCTAATGAAAACTCTATTCACAAATAGATTTTAATTGGACCTAATTCAGACAatcgatttttttaaaaagcggACATAGTTTTAAGTGCTTTCAAAATATCTAGTTACTTAGCAGAATTTCaaagacatatatgtgtgtgggaGCGTGCACTCATGTGCTCACATGTTTGTATGTGGGGTACATATTTTCCCCTCAAGCATAAAGAAATTGTGTGGCTGCTCACCTGGGCACCCCAGTTTTTAGTAACTGAAGaagctctttcttttctcattgacAAATGAATGGAAGTAGCTCagtctttttctccatagctcatCCTGCATTTTTAGTTCTGAGAATGACCATTGAGATTTTACAAATTTTATGCTAATctaggaattgctttgtgttggGAAACACTGTGCCAGCTGAGTCACTCGTTTGAGTGACACGTCACAGAGAAATGAAGTGACAAGTCTAAAGTAACACAAAAAATGACAATATGTAGTATAAATACAGACTTGACTAtatgttaaattttgttttttaaaaaagaattttagactaCATAGATGTAAGAcacttataatttatattttgtttatttatttattttgagatggagtcttgctctgtcacccaggcagcagtgcagtagtgtgatcttgcactgcatcctccacctcctgggttcaagcgattctcttgcctcaacctccctagtaactgagattgtaggcatgcaccaccatgaccagctaatttttgttattttcagtagagacaggttttcaccatgttagccagactggtctcaaactcctgacctcaagtaatccaccctccttggcctcccaaagtactgggattacaggcatgagccaccacgcctgacgaCACTTAAACATTTAGACATGGTAATACATTTACCTTAAGGACCATATTCCTAACTAAAACAAATCTTGGTAATTTTGACCTCAAATTTTTGTTACTAATAATTTAAATTGTAGtaacaaaatttaattaattttgatgGACATTAATTCTGatggaaaaatgtttatattctgtctctcaacacacacacacacacacatacagacatacatacatGGATAAActcatatacaaacacacacacattctatttAATATACAAATACAGTTTCAATTATAACACTGTATCATGACACAGTTGTAGTCAGCCACctaaatagtttattttctataGCTTTATGTTGATAAACCATTAATTAAACTCAAGGTAACTGGGTCTGCTTTCCTTAGAATCGTCTTCGTACATACATTTTGCTTAGTAGTCCTTGGAAATTCACTTAGTACACTGCAAAATATCAAATATCTAAAGTGTGAGAAGAAGTTAATGGTCTACTCTATGCCAACTGTTTGAACCTGACCTAACATAGTCAATAAATATAAGTTGTTAGAAATGGTTTATACCACCCTCTACATAACAGTGAAAGAAATTATATAACCCGAACTGaaaaccagtattttttttttaattttactcaaTTTTGAATaaagtaacaaaaatattaaatattcggAAAATATACACCTATAATGTCACCTTTACTGCTATTTTCCTAATAGCAGCACTGTTAGCACTATGGGATCATTAAACTTTATATTTCAATTACTTCACTATTGAAACACTTTGGATGGAGAGTCTCTTTAGAGactacattcattcattttaagtttttaccaatttaatttttttaaatgtacaaaccACACTACAAATGTTCTTTCTGGTCCTGTATTCACATTGTCTAATATATAAAGGCCCTTGTTATTTTCAGTTGATGaaacaaattctagaagaactagaaattcaaaattttgttctttaaaatttcGAAGGAAACATTTGATATGCAGAATGAAGCAACTTTATAGCCCTGATCgtattttttaatgagataacATTATGCCAAGCTACacaagctatttttaaaagtaaatatttgcattttgtcTATTTATAGTAACACCTTACAGTTTTAGGAAAAGCTGTATCATTTTGGctttaaattctcttttctgaGTACCTATTGAGAACAAAGTGAATGATTCAGTTCAACCAAGCACACTGATCCACTCAAAGTATGATGATTGAGATGTATGTATCCCTTATACTTGTGCTAGATATCATATTAATTACTCATAACTactctatttctcttttataGATACGAACAATTTTTACTGCccaagttattaaaatattatcccTCATTTTATCAGTATGGTATGTGCACATAGACTTTTCAGAATTAAAAGGTGCAAAACATAATGACAAAATTCTTTAATTTGAAAATTGCATGCTATATTTGTATGGAAGTTCACAAACACCAATATAATCAataatctcaatttaaaaaaaaaaaatcctctcaaaaaaaacaaacaaaatggatcTTGTAACCCTATTTAGGTAATGGTAACTGAATATAAAGTTAGGTGGaaagtagaattttaaatttaatgcaatttttatttcttcaaggcACTATCTTCGAAAATTAGCATTTGGTGCTAAGTTTCCCAATTAAATATTTATGGCTTTATTGGGTAGAGTTTggtgttttgaatattttttttaaaaaaacctaccTCACAAAAAATgtcttataaatatattaatggtTCTCTGCTAAACTAGTGATGTATGAGACTTATGAAACAATGCCAGGTTAAAATTCAGCATACTTCTACTATTCCAAAAACATTGTAAACTTAGGCAAATCACTGCCCTCTCTTGACTCTATTTTGTAGAGAAATTTTGTCCAAAGGAATATTTCTCAACAGGAGAAATTTTACTGAGTGACAAAGAAGTAGGAAGTAATTAGGGCTTTCTGTATAACAATTTCTAAGAGTTTGCTTTTCCTCATTCTTTATATCTACCTATAACTGTAATACAGCAAACATTCTGTCAAAAAATGGGGTGACCCCTGCAAtgtttgttttgtatgtttttgttttaaaacaagttGACATTCATTTAAATGTAGTTTTATAGCAACCCCCCCCCATCCTAAATGGACATATGATCTTAAATGTATAGCCTTCTAATTTCCATGTTTTAGGCCACAGAAAGTTTGAGCTACTTCAGTAAGGATTCCATTTTGACTCAACAGAATTATTACAATATTTAATTACATTCTTCATTATTTAATGCCTTAACAACACATTCATTTCCAACAATACTAGTGCAATTTCATGACATTAAATGTCAATCTATATAACACATACAAtatcaaaatgtgtttttaaatacacGTTTTAATTAAATGAAccatcttttaaatttgtttctatcATGGTAATGCCTAGGGTTTTTGATGCAATAATCTGTGAAACTTAAGATCTCTGGAAAAGTTTTAGAACCCCGGCTCTCAAGTCCTGgttctttaagaatgtttctttcttcttggtgattctcaaaaataaaaatcatcattcTACTCCAAATGTCAAGagaaaatgaattaatgcatctagatttttctttactttttatgttaCCAGCCTTTAAGAGGATCACAAAATATAAGGAGAACCCAGAATAAAATATGATGAACTTGTGTTACTAATATtcaagtatattttataattgtgGGCCTGCAATAAAAACATAAAGCCTTGTTAGACTTTTATAGAAaatcttttattctctttaatttttaaggGCAATTGCTTATACAGTTTCCTTTTAGGAATTTATTATCTGGGATTACTTCTCTTATTTTCAATGATACACAAAAAAGGCGAAAATGAACTCTTTGAAGAACAGTTCAATAGTCCAAATTGTACTGAGTTAGAGATTATTTCAAATTCAGTGCTTTgtctgaaaacattttcattagcATTTGCAGTTAGGACTATGGAAAAATTGGAGTATACACTATCAAAGagcaaattatattttccaacTGTTAACTAGCATTAGAAAGGGCAACATCTTTAAATACTCATTAAAACTGTCTTTTGAAAGCGTAATCATCTAAAATCAGATACTAAAACATTATATTCCCAGACTTTAACCTCTCTTCACTAGTTTCTTCCAGCAACAAGGCCTTGGTAGTCAGTCTTTGCACATAATGATCAACTTTACCAAGAAAAGAACAATctacatactgtattatttattGACAAGTTTGAAATTTGTGACTATGTGTCTACTCATTAACATGTTCCTGTAAGTgatctttaaaattaaataatcagAAACCGGGTCCAAATTTattcttataaaaacaaaaataatataacatgGAAGGTATGCCTTTATTTGAGGCTGTTACAGAAAGGGAGAATACCCAGAACTCAAACCTCTCCCcttttatttatgaatatttgtaTCACTTACTTCAAGAATACATATCATTTCTTTTGGGGATGACAGCAATACTGACAAACAGTCCTTGCTATGACTGCCATTTTGTCATTGCTAAATCATCCACAAAATTGTGACCTGATTTTAGTTACCAGGGACAAAGCCAAAGCATGGAATTGAAGTTTCATTCTTATTAAACACAAATAGCCAGTGCATAGAAACCTTTTAAATCAGATCTATAACCcagtaattaaaaaacaaaaaaaaaacaaaaaaaaaaaaaaaaaaaaaaaggaaagaagaaaagggaaggaaaggaaggagtgaaagaaagtaggaaagaaggaaaaaataaaagacacctTAGGAGCCTGATACAATTACACAGTAGGCCTCTGACATTCTCTATGCTGGTATAATAACTAAATGGCAAGTAACATGGGTGTAAGATCCCTGTTGCATGCTTTCATTCAAACTAAAAATTTACAACAAAATCAACCCTTGGGAAAATTGCTCTTTGGTTTAAATCTTCATTACCTTCTGGAATTTTGGTAaactcactttatttttaaattaagctgGCCCCTCTTCTTTACTCCATTACAAAAGTCAAACACCAAGAACCAGACAAATTTCAGAACGAAAAGAgttttgtttgtatgtgtgtttttaagtCCAACCCCTGTATACAAATTGTTAAAAAGCAGATGTTTTAACATAGTGCTTTATTCCAACTTATCCTTGAATGAACTTCCTTCAAGtttcaaccattaaaaaaaaaaaaaaaaacagtcaattTCCTGGTGGTTGTAATTTAATTAAGTAACCTTTCATACTGAGCAAAACCCAAAAGCAAAAGGGTCATTAATCTTTCTAGTGATTAGAGACACCTCTAGGGCTTCAAACATTTACCTCTCCTTCCCCGCAGTAGAAATGCTTTTAGGAGGATCATGGTTCATACCTCACATTCCCTGGAGCCAGAGATGGTATATGTGCAGGGCCCAGATCCATTAACCGATATATCCATGGTCTCAGAGTTTGTAGGCTTGTAGTCCACATAATACTCCTGTAAAGGGGAATTCATTTGTCTTTCAGACTCTCTGGCCTTTTTCCGCCGCCTCTTCATAAGAGAGTGTTGCTGGAGTTGTTTCATGCTGGCTGGGTAGCGTTTCCAAGACACATAGATCACCAAGAGGATCATGGCCACTGACAGAAAGAGAGCCACACTCCCTGCAATAATTTTGTGAAATGAAACATGCTCATACTCTTGCTCTGCGCCAGGAATCTGAAACCCTGGGGAAGGGCTTGGTGTTTCAAAGGTGGGTTGGGTGACGTCAGGTTTGAAGATGGTAGGTTTAGGGATAATCAGAGGTTTCTGGGGAGTTTGGGGCACCAGGTGTGACCTTTCTGTGTTGACCACCTGGACTTCAGAACAGATATTATATGTTTCCACTGCATCACTAACCTTTTCACCCTGGATGTGCTTAGGTCCTGCACATATCATGGTGCTTTCCTTATTTCCTTTGAAATTCTTAAGCcaataaaataaaggacaaatGCTCCGACTGCATTCCCACATATTTCCAGACAAGGTGATGGATATTAATGATATCCACGCATTGACAGTTTCCTGTGAGATGTTGGTGAGCTTGTTGGAATCCAAATTCAATTTTTGTAAATTGGGGAGGCATTTAAATGTGCCCGGCTCAATTCCTTGGATGTCATTCCCTGATAAATCCAAGTTGTGTAAGGAACTCCAAGTCCATGTCAAACCTTGGCTAATGGAGCGAATCCTGTTCCATTGTAAGTAAATTGAGCGGAGGTTGAAGAGACGTGGAAAATGAGCAAAGTTGATCTTGGAAAACTGGTTGTGCTCCAAGTGGAGCTCCTTTAACTTCAAGAGGCCAGCAAATGCATTTCGGGACAAGCTGCGAAGACGATTGTAACCCAAATCCAAAAAATCAAGATTCCGACAGTCTTGAAAAACTCTTATGGGTACAGTCTTTAGTGAGTTAGATCTCAAGTGCAAAATGATGAGTTTCCGAAGGCCTTTAAATTGTTCAGATTGCAATGTCTGAAGCTTATTGTAGGAGAGGTCCAGATTGCGGAGATTGGGAACTGGGTGAAATGTTTTATTGTGCAGATAAGTAATTTTGTTGGAGCTTAGAATTAATTCTTTCAGTCTACGGATCCCTTGAAATGCATCTTCATCCACTGAGCTAATGTAATTATGGTCAAGATAAAGCCATATAAGCTGGTTAAGGCCGGCAAACTGATTGGATTTGAGCTTCTGAATGCTGTTGAACCTTAATGATAAGCCTTGTGACCCTCCAGAAATGTTCTCAGGGATATCTGCGAAAGCATGAGACTCACAGTACACAATTTTGCCATCACATCTGCAGTTCTTTGGGCAAGCTCTCTGAGCCCCCGTGAGCATAACAAGCAGCAGTGTAGGAAGTAGCACCAGCACCACACTCATGCCTTTCAGCTGCGTAATTAAATGGAAACCTAcgatattaaaaaaaagacagatgcaCATTGTGaagctattaaaataaatcaCCGCCGGTTTACCAATAACAGGGGCATTTCCTCTACTGTAGGAATGGGACAGTTGATTTAAGGAAAATGCATTAACATTTTGAGCATTATTTTCTTCAGTGTTGCATGTTTGCTGCTTAGGTTTCACTTTTTCTTCCTTGATCTTCAAATCACCACAGTCCCATAGAACTAAGAAAAGCCTTTTTGAGTTTCAGGAGTTCCTACTTATTTCAACATTGAAAAGCACAGAGCCTTTCTCACCACTGAATGCTGacattttaataacaataatatttggCTAGCCACTGTATTGAACGACAGTACCAAAAGGAAGTGTACGATGTACTCTGGTAAGGTCAAAAATGTGACATAGTAAACCTGGTGCCTGTACATCTTTCCTAGTTGAGCAAACAGGCTGTGATTTGGCAAAAGAGCTTCAGTAAGCTGTCAAGGTAACCCAAGTTTGCCCTGCCTGAATCGTGTACTTATTGTATAATAGGATCGCAATGTGTGAGCTCTGGAAAAACAGCATTGAGACTAGTATAGGCAGCCAATGAAGCATTGGATGAAGACAAATACCAGTACGAGGTGCTCTCAAGTTGTTAATAAGCATAGATTGTTGCACACTGTGGCTCCCTACCCAATGATACAGGAGCTAAGACATCTAAACACTCATTAACGGAGAACACTCCAAAGTTAAGACTGTCaaaattcttattaaatatttgcctaaaaagcaaaaaatattgtGTAGTATTACTTTGTCGTTATTTTAAACAGAGTTGCTTTTGCAAATTCGAAAGATAAGCAAGGAAAGAAGCAGCCAACTACTATTTTTCTCCACATCAGCCTGATCTCTGCTCATTTCTCACTGACTTTTTTCTCCCCAACCTCAATTAACTTCAGAAAGCCTGCG includes the following:
- the LRRTM4 gene encoding leucine-rich repeat transmembrane neuronal protein 4 codes for the protein MGFHLITQLKGMSVVLVLLPTLLLVMLTGAQRACPKNCRCDGKIVYCESHAFADIPENISGGSQGLSLRFNSIQKLKSNQFAGLNQLIWLYLDHNYISSVDEDAFQGIRRLKELILSSNKITYLHNKTFHPVPNLRNLDLSYNKLQTLQSEQFKGLRKLIILHLRSNSLKTVPIRVFQDCRNLDFLDLGYNRLRSLSRNAFAGLLKLKELHLEHNQFSKINFAHFPRLFNLRSIYLQWNRIRSISQGLTWTWSSLHNLDLSGNDIQGIEPGTFKCLPNLQKLNLDSNKLTNISQETVNAWISLISITLSGNMWECSRSICPLFYWLKNFKGNKESTMICAGPKHIQGEKVSDAVETYNICSEVQVVNTERSHLVPQTPQKPLIIPKPTIFKPDVTQPTFETPSPSPGFQIPGAEQEYEHVSFHKIIAGSVALFLSVAMILLVIYVSWKRYPASMKQLQQHSLMKRRRKKARESERQMNSPLQEYYVDYKPTNSETMDISVNGSGPCTYTISGSRECEV